A genomic segment from Nicotiana sylvestris chromosome 1, ASM39365v2, whole genome shotgun sequence encodes:
- the LOC104233830 gene encoding probable flavin-containing monooxygenase 1, with translation MATNHRKKQVIAIIGAGISGLLACKYSLSKGFDPIVFESEDSIGGVWTKTIESTKLQTPRPFYQFSDFPWPDSVTDMFPDQQAVMEYIELYARHFDLLRHIQFNSKVLSLSYESGGGSDGEWNLWGGTGEPLSSKGKWNVTVQDTRTPSPQVYQVDFVVVCVGRFSQVPNIPEFPLNKGPEVFEGKVIHSMDYSKMDSTTATNLVKGKHVAVIGSMKSGMDIAMECSTVNGIEYPCTVITRTPHWNIPDYFPWGFPLEYLYLNRFSELMVHKPGEGILLSLLATTLSPLRWAFSKFVESHIKHKLGLAKHGMVPDHSFLSELSSCLVSIVPEGFYDRVEEGSIKLKKAKSFGFSKEGIVLEGQAEPIKSDLVILATGFNGIDKLKHIFESPKFQGFIVGKDDDAVPLYRECIHPQIPQLAIIGFSESDANLYTSEIRCRWLAELFDGKFKLPNIKVMEKDIAEWDKYKKRYSYSKNYRRSCIATLHIWYNDQLCRDMGWNPKRKKGLLAEWFDPYGPMDYAG, from the exons ATGGCAACTAATCACAGAAAGAAGCAGGTGATAGCAATAATCGGAGCTGGAATAAGTGGCCTATTGGCCTGCAAATACAGTCTTTCAAAAGGTTTCGATCCCATAGTGTTTGAATCCGAGGATAGCATTGGGGGTGTGTGGACTAAGACCATTGAGAGTACAAAGTTGCAGACACCAAGACCTTTTTACCAGTTCTCTGATTTTCCATGGCCCGATTCTGTAACCGATATGTTCCCCGACCAACAAGCTGTGATGGAGTACATTGAATTGTATGCTCGTCACTTTGACTTGCTCCGCCACATTCAGTTCAATAGCAAAGTATTGAGCCTCAGTTATGAATCTGGTGGCGGCTCTGATGGAGAATGGAATTTGTGGGGTGGCACCGGCGAGCCTTTAAGCAGTAAAGGGAAGTGGAATGTCACTGTACAGGACACCCGAACCCCCTCCCCGCAG GTATACCAAGTTGATTTTGTAGTGGTTTGCGTGGGAAGATTCAGCCAAGTTCCAAACATCCCTGAATTTCCTCTAAACAAAGGTCCCGAAGTTTTTGAGGGTAAGGTTATCCATTCAATGGATTATTCCAAAATGGACTCAACAACTGCAACCAACTTGGTTAAAGGAAAACATGTAGCCGTCATCGGATCCATGAAATCTGGAATGGACATTGCCATGGAGTGCTCCACAGTTAATG GGATTGAATATCCATGCACAGTAATAACCAGGACACCACATTGGAACATTCCCGATTATTTTCCATGGGGATTTCCTTTGGAATATCTCTACCTAAATAGATTCTCCGAACTTATGGTGCATAAACCTGGCGAAGGCATTCTTCTAAGTCTCCTCGCCACAACTCTGTCACCTTTG AGGTGGGCCTTCTCAAAATTTGTAGAAAGCCATATAAAACACAAACTGGGGCTTGCAAAACATGGAATGGTGCCAGATCATAGTTTCTTAAGCGAATTGAGTTCATGTTTAGTTTCTATAGTGCCTGAGGGCTTTTATGACAGAGTTGAGGAAGGAAGTATCAAGCTCAAGAAAGCAAAGAGCTTTGGATTCTCTAAAGAAGGCATCGTGCTCGAGGGTCAGGCTGAACCAATAAAATCCGACTTAGTCATACTCGCTACTGGCTTCAATGGAATTGATAAGCTCAAACACATTTTTGAATCACCAAAATTCCAGGGCTTCATTGTAGGGAAAGATGATGATGCAGTTCCTCTCTATAG GGAATGCATTCATCCCCAAATTCCACAACTGGCAATAATTGGATTCTCAGAAAGTGATGCAAATCTATACACCTCGGAAATAAGATGCCGATGGCTGGCAGAACTTTTTGATGGAAAATTTAAGCTACCTAATATCAAGGTAATGGAGAAAGACATAGCAGAATGGGATAAATACAAGAAGAGATATTCATATTCGAAGAACTACAGGAGATCATGCATCGCTACGTTGCATATTTGGTACAATGACCAACTGTGCAGGGATATGGGCTGGAATCCTAAGAGGAAAAAGGGTCTTTTGGCTGAGTGGTTCGATCCTTATGGACCAATGGATTATGCCGGCTAA